Part of the Nitrospinaceae bacterium genome, GGACGATGCACTCTCGGATGGGCCAAACATGATTCCGCTGAGTGAGCTTTCTGCTCTACTCGCCTCTCTGGCCGCCATCGATTCCGCTAGTCGCGGTTGAATCCGGGAGCACTACTAATGAAGAACCATGGATTGCGGGCGGCTCTGTTGGCACTTGTCTTCATCCTCGCCGGATGTGGTGCGTATGAGGCCATCTCATGGAAAGATGTGGGGGGGAGCGGGAATTCGCTTCCAGTGCTGGGCGAGGGGCTGGTCTCCTCGCTTGCGGTAGATGTCATCGAGGGCCGGAATAAAATTTTTCTGGCCCGGTCTGGCAGACAAGAGTTGAGCCGCAAAAATCTACCTTCTCTTAAAGTCATCGTCGCGGCATTTCCTGAGGCGCGCTCGGGTCTGCGGACGGCTTTTAGTCGGAAAATTGAGCAGGCTGTCCGGCAGGCCCTTGAAAAATCGGCGCTGTTTGCTGTCATCGATGGCGGAGACGGCGTTTCATGGCAGGAGGCGGCTCTATCAAGATTCGCACTTGTCCCGCCGGTTGGCTGGCGTGGCGTATTAGGGCGCCTAGACGAGGAGGTCGCTCTTCGTGCCGAGCAGGGAGGCTCAACCGAGACCATTCGAAGAGAATTCGAGCGCGTACTAGACGACGATCATCCTATCAGAGGTCTGTGGCCGAAGGTCAGAGAGGCCAATTATGGGGAAGGCTCTGCTATTCATGCCGCCTCGATGCTAGGCGCCGACGCAGCCGTTTTTGGCGCCTATGCCCTGGGCCCCGACCGTGTTCGGGTCTGGGCCACTGTGGTTATCAATCGCCCGGCAGAGACGATTTATTATAAAAGAGAGGTGAAGGACCTTTTTGCTCTTCCCGAGCGCTTAGAGGTATCGAGACAATACGCGGGCCTTGCGAGGGGCTATTTAAGCCGCAAGACAGTGCCCGATGCTTTGTTGTCGAAATGGCTGCCGCCGCGCCCCCGGGCTTTCCCCCGTCATCCCAAATCGTGGGGAGAACCAGATTTTGAGGTGAAGTTGGAGCGGATTGATTTGGCTGGCAACCGCTCGCCGTTGATCGGGGGTGATGTGATTGATTCAGAGTCCCTCGTTGTCGGCCGCCTGGGTGTTGGTGAGCCTCGCTATATTTACGGGTTCGCCATCGATCGTTATGGCCACTCAGAGGAGATTCTCACATCCATCGAGGCGAGGAAAAAACCGGCCCTGGTTGTACCCGGTAAAGTGGTGCATTTCTCTGCACGCCTTCTTCCTGCGGGGCGTGCCTATCGCGTATATTTTGTTTCCTCAAAAAAGGAATTCGACGCGAAAAAAATTGTCGACATGGCAGGGGCCCGGCTGGGCATCTCGAAGGCAAAGCCGACTATTGCCCGAAATTATAAGGACGCCGCACGTGGCGCCCCTTCGCGCTCGTGGTATGTCCCCCCCGGCCAGGAGCGCCTGATTCTTGTTGAAAACTGGGACCAATACATATATTGGGTCCACCGGAAAAATGAAAATAACTAAGGTCTGATTATTTTTCGATTCATGCGCTAGTCTGCTAGTATAACTACACAGGTTTTGTTCTCATCCCCGCTTTTCGGGTTGCACGGTATTTTTCGCATCACCTGTGAGAGAAGAGTCGCTATGTCTCCACCGAACCTTCCTTTGAGGCCTGAGGCCGGATGCTCCTTCGCCGGCGACACTATTCGTCTAGAAGGCTCTTTGCGTTTTTCCGGAAAATTCTTGCTCAATGGTGATTTTGTTGGCGATATAGAGGGGGACGGTTGCCTTGAGCTAGGTGTTTCGGCCAAGACGGAAGGGAAGATCGTCGCCGAGGAACTCGTGCATCACGGTAAAAGTGAGGGGGAATTACTTGCCCTGGACAAACTTGACCTACGAGCAGGATGCCATCACCGAGGAGACATTCAGTCGCCGAGGGTCAAAATCAACCACCAGGCTTGTCTTGAGGGCGTTCTTAAAATGCCTGACTCAAGCCCAGATATTCCCACGCGCCCCCTTTTCGGCAAAGATCGAAAAAAGGCTCTCGCTGTTGGGGTGGGTCTTTTCGTGGTTGTCCTGTTCGCTTTCTCCGCACTCCAGCGTATTCCTGCCTACTTAAAGGATTTTAAAGGACAGATAAATCGTCTCTCCCGTTTTCTGCCAAATAAAGAAACAACCGTTAGCGAGAAAAAGACCACTGGCGATAGCGAGTTGCAGAATAATCTTTTGAGTAAAGCCTTACTCTTTGAGAAAGAGGATAAATTCCAGGAAGCGACGGCGCTCTTGAAGAAGGCGGCTATTGCGGAGGGCCAGAAGACAGTTCTCGCAAATTTTCGTCTAGCCAAAAATTTTGCCAGACAATCCCTCACGAAGGATGCCATTGCCCAGCTTGATAAGCTCCTTTTAAAGTCCCCTGATTATATCGACGCGAGAATCTTGCTTGGAGATCTCCACGCAAGTTCGGGTAGCTTGAAAAAGGCGGCCCTCGCCTTTGCCGAGGCGCTTCGGCACGACCCAGATGACATGATTATTCGACGCCGTCTAGAGAAGGTCCGTGTCCGAATGGGGGCTGGAAAGCCATCCAAGGAGCAGGCTAAAAAGTCGCCATCACCGGAGGTAACTCTTGCCAAGGCCGAAGGGCTACTCAAAGAGAACAAGCCGGTTTTGGCGGCAAAAATTCTAGAAAAAAGCATTTCTTTCATGCCTGATGAACCCCGCCTTTATTTTCAGTTGGGCACGGCTAAGACTGAGATTGCTGACAGGAAGGCCGCCATAAAGGCCTATAAAAAAGTGATTGAGCTTGCGCCCGACTGGCTGGACGCTTATGTGCGCCTTGGTGCGCTCCTTGAGGCTAGCCGTAGGGACAAAGAGGCTGTGGCCCTTTATAAGCGTGCGGCAAGCCTCGATTCGTCGAATCTTGAAATGTTGGTGCGTATCGCCCGGCTAGAAAGAAACAGGGGCCGAAAGGATCAAGCCTATCGAATGCTCCTCAAATTGAAGAAAGAGCATCCCCGTTCGGCGGAAGTTTTCCTTGAGTTGGGAATGCTATTGTGGGAAAGCGGGAAAACCGCTGAATCCAAAAAAGAATTCAAGCGCGTTTTGGAAATTGAGTCCGATTCCGCCCCGGCCCTAAACCGGCTGGCGTGGTTCCATGTGGTGGACAACGAGAGCCTTGATCGCGGGATCGAACTCTCAAAGCGCTCGCTAGAGATTCGTCCCGATACGCCTGCCTATCTCGATACACTCGCGGAGCTTTACTATCGAAACAAACAGCCCGTTAAATCGATACCGTTAATACAAAGAGCCATAGAACTCGAACCCAGTAATCGCTACTACAGGGTTCAACTCGATAAATTCAAGAGAGCCAGCAGATAGGACGTTTTTATAAAAGGGAGATTTAGATGAGCCGGGCAATAATTGCACTGGGAGCCGTCGCCTTGACGATTTTGGCAGGCTGTACGACCATGCGGAAAAGTTTGGATTCAGTCATCGAAAGCCGGAAACCGGTTCCGGCGATAGAGACATCTCTTCTTCGTATACACCGTCCGGAAGGGGTTGCCGATGGGAGTTTTAACGTTATCTCGGGAATTAGGTAGCGGCGGAGATGCCATTGGTAAAAAGGTGGCTCGTGAACTCAATTGGACGCTTCTCGATATCAATGGTTTTGCCGAGGCGGCTCGCTCCTATGGTTATGTTCGCGATGAATTAGAGCGGGTCGATGAGCGTAGCCCCGGTCTGGTGGATCGTTTTTTCCGAGATCGGCAACTTGTTTATCTCGATATCATGCGGGCAATCGTTTACGAATGTGCCATCAAGGACAATTATGTTATTTTGGGGCGCGGGGGAAATTCGCTTCTTGCCAGCATCCCAGGTGTAATGCGGGTTAGGGTTGTCGCTCCTGATAATATTAGGCAGCATCGTCTTGTGGCCAACGAGGGAATCTCAGGGGCCATGGCCGAGGAGTTCTTGCGGCACAATGATCAGGAACGAGAGTCGTATACCCGCTATTTCTTCGATGTTCAATGGGGCGACCCCGGAAATTTTGATCTGGTACTGAATACAGGTTTTTATGATGAAGATGCCGTCGTTAGGATAATTGTCAAAATCTTGAAAGGTGAAAAATTTTCTACGTATTCGCCTTCCTCATCGACAGTTTTGCGGAACCTTTCTTTTGCTCAAAAGGTCAAGGCAGCGTTGATGACTGATGATCGTGTTGATGCAAGCGGTATATCCGTGGAATGTCCCAATGAGGGCGACCTCATTCTGCGTGGTCGTGTGAATAGTGAGGATGAAAAAGATTTGTCAGAGAGTATTGCTAGTTCATTCGAGGGTGTGGGATCCTTGGACAGTGAGTTAGTTGTAATGCCGCCCATTGAAGGGTGGTATCCTGTATGATGCGTTTTATGGAAATATTCGTGTCTCGGACATCAAACCAGAAAAGATATTTTTTGCGGGGGGCAATAGGATTTATTGTCGTGCCGATGTTGTTGTCGGGTTGCGCCTATATCGTCAAAAAAGATGATTACGTAAAAGATTCTAAATTGACTCAGTCCAAAGTTGATTTTCTCCGCAAACAATTAATCGCTCATACTCAGATACTTCAAAATCACGGGCGCTCCATCAACGAGGTTCAACTCCAGCTTCGAGATGTTGCCTCTTTGGCTAGAAAGTCGAATGATGCGATTCGGTCCTTAGACAAGCCCAGAAAAAAGATGAGTGTGCCAACGGCCCGAAAGCGTTCTCGGCCCTCTAAAAGAAAATCAAGTGCTAAATTCAGGGGCGGCCACAAAATAGGAAGATCTCTGTTTGTCCGGTCCTCTTATCGTGGATTGCCTCTTAACTACGCGGGTGGCTACCGCTCGCCCCGAGGGAAAAGATATCCTTACAGACTTCCGCCCGGCACGCTGGTCGAGGTCATTTCCAAGGATAAAAGAAGATTCACACGAATTCGGGTGAAATCTGGTAGGTGGAAAGGTCGTAAGATGTGGGTGAGAACCCGCTGGCTGGTCGCCAAAATGGCGTCATTAGGCACCAGTATAGGGTAAGGGTGCCCCCCCATAAGGGCCTCTATATTTTCTTTAATCCGTCCGTCAGATCGTCCCGTAGCGCATCGAAATCTTCAAGACCAACTGAATACCTGATAAGCCCTGGAGTTACCCCTCTTTCCTGTGCGCCGATGAGCCCTAAGTCTGCATATGCCATCCGGGCGTGATGCTCGGCCTGGCTTTCTGTCCCGCCAAACCCCGCCGCCAAAACTGGCACCTTAAGAGCGTCCACGAGTTGATCTGCCGCCTCTGGTCCACCATTTAGCTCGAAACTCAACATTCCGCCGAACGCGGTCATCATTTTTTTGGCCGTTTCGTGGTCGGGATGGGATTCGAGCCCTGGGTAATGGACTTTTTTGACCTGTTTTAAGCCGCTAAGAAATTCGGCCAGGCGCAGCGCCGTCTCCGACTGCCGCTCGACTCGAATGTTCAAGGTCTTCATGCCCCGATCAAGGAGAAACGCTGTTTGGGGGCTCAGCACATCGCCCAGCAGCGCTTGTTGCTCGGCGAGCGCATCTATAAACGGTTGTGAGCCCGAAATTGCTCCCGCGAGAAGATCGTTGTGCCCGCCGAGAAATTTTGTCGCGCTGTGAACGACCAAATCGGCGCCATGCTCAAGGGGCCGAAGGAGCGCCGGCGAGGCAATTGTTGCGTCGACAATTAATTTTGCGCCGCGGCTTTTCGACCATTCTGCCAGGCGCACTATGTCGGGGACGCGCATGGTGGGATTCGAGGGAACCTCCGAAAACAGCACGCGCACGGGGCCTTCGGGAATGGAGTCCAGGGCCTCGGGTGAGTTGTCTTCGAGAATTTCAACAATCACCCCGTAGCGGGCGAGGACGGATTCAGCGAAATCTTTAGTATGGCGATAGGTCTCGCCAAGGAGCACAAGTCGCGCCCCGCTGCCTAAAAGCGCCAAAAAGGCCGAGGATACGGCGGCCATTCCGCTGGCGTAGAGGATTGAAGCCTCGGCCCCCTCAAGGCGCGAAAGACGCCGGGCCGCAGCAGCCACGGTGGGATTTCCGTAGCGCGAGTAAAAATAACCATCGTTTTCGCCGCCATGGAAAGCGGCGAGTTCAGCAGCGCTCCCGAAGGTGAAGGTTGCCGTTTGAAAAATCG contains:
- a CDS encoding tetratricopeptide repeat protein; amino-acid sequence: MSPPNLPLRPEAGCSFAGDTIRLEGSLRFSGKFLLNGDFVGDIEGDGCLELGVSAKTEGKIVAEELVHHGKSEGELLALDKLDLRAGCHHRGDIQSPRVKINHQACLEGVLKMPDSSPDIPTRPLFGKDRKKALAVGVGLFVVVLFAFSALQRIPAYLKDFKGQINRLSRFLPNKETTVSEKKTTGDSELQNNLLSKALLFEKEDKFQEATALLKKAAIAEGQKTVLANFRLAKNFARQSLTKDAIAQLDKLLLKSPDYIDARILLGDLHASSGSLKKAALAFAEALRHDPDDMIIRRRLEKVRVRMGAGKPSKEQAKKSPSPEVTLAKAEGLLKENKPVLAAKILEKSISFMPDEPRLYFQLGTAKTEIADRKAAIKAYKKVIELAPDWLDAYVRLGALLEASRRDKEAVALYKRAASLDSSNLEMLVRIARLERNRGRKDQAYRMLLKLKKEHPRSAEVFLELGMLLWESGKTAESKKEFKRVLEIESDSAPALNRLAWFHVVDNESLDRGIELSKRSLEIRPDTPAYLDTLAELYYRNKQPVKSIPLIQRAIELEPSNRYYRVQLDKFKRASR
- a CDS encoding BON domain-containing protein, translated to MGVLTLSRELGSGGDAIGKKVARELNWTLLDINGFAEAARSYGYVRDELERVDERSPGLVDRFFRDRQLVYLDIMRAIVYECAIKDNYVILGRGGNSLLASIPGVMRVRVVAPDNIRQHRLVANEGISGAMAEEFLRHNDQERESYTRYFFDVQWGDPGNFDLVLNTGFYDEDAVVRIIVKILKGEKFSTYSPSSSTVLRNLSFAQKVKAALMTDDRVDASGISVECPNEGDLILRGRVNSEDEKDLSESIASSFEGVGSLDSELVVMPPIEGWYPV
- a CDS encoding aminotransferase class I/II-fold pyridoxal phosphate-dependent enzyme, giving the protein MIDTPKDQQKTTSPAAKGGSINPHAESSLPPPIFQTATFTFGSAAELAAFHGGENDGYFYSRYGNPTVAAAARRLSRLEGAEASILYASGMAAVSSAFLALLGSGARLVLLGETYRHTKDFAESVLARYGVIVEILEDNSPEALDSIPEGPVRVLFSEVPSNPTMRVPDIVRLAEWSKSRGAKLIVDATIASPALLRPLEHGADLVVHSATKFLGGHNDLLAGAISGSQPFIDALAEQQALLGDVLSPQTAFLLDRGMKTLNIRVERQSETALRLAEFLSGLKQVKKVHYPGLESHPDHETAKKMMTAFGGMLSFELNGGPEAADQLVDALKVPVLAAGFGGTESQAEHHARMAYADLGLIGAQERGVTPGLIRYSVGLEDFDALRDDLTDGLKKI